CAAAAATAGTTTTGCTAACCAAATTTGCACCTCTATTGGTCTAACGCATTTCACTAACCTGTTTGAGTCGACATATGTGCAATATTGAAAAATAAAGAGCAATATGGAAAAGTCATTTTTCTAAGCAAAAAAACACTTCATTACATTAAACTAAATCGCGGATCAACAATCACATAAATACTGATGGGAACGGAAACAAACAAAATAAGCTACCAGTACTGCTAGAGAACGGAAAACAAATCCATAGATGGAGCATAAATTGGAACCAGATCATCAGCAGACCCGAGTGACCGAACATCATCCCACAGTTCCGAAATCAGATTCTAAATGTGATGGTAACGTCAAATTCTCAAAATTACACAAACGCGTCAAAATCAATCCTTAACGAAAATACATCTAAAAATCCTTTTTAAGACACCAGAATTTGCCAACAcacttagtacaacataataagcaTGTATAAACCAACCattacccaatttgacaccaaaacgaCCAACATTTGAAAATTGGATAACTATTTAAGTTTTATTGTCAAATATATAAAAGCATTAAATTTTATGTAGCAGCTTGAGCTATGTACCTTAGGTTGAAATAACATCCCCCATGATCTGAACTGATTTTCCAGGAGCAGTACGTCATTATATGTTCTATAAAATTGCTCTTTCTACTTCCAGTGTAAACAATGAATCAGAAAAAATAATTTGTTATTTTATTTCTTTTCTAAAACATATGAAAATTATGAGgtagaaagaatattttaataaaatGCACtgacctccatcttcaatctaggaTTATCAAGTATCTGAAACATATGTAGAAAAGCAACATCAGAAAACATACATAAATAATGTTTATTTAAATATGAGGCTTAAGAAATGAATTATGAGGGAATAAGATCTTAACAAAACTTCTTGCAAAATCAGAGCTTGAACTAAtcaaaacatgtttcatcaaaatcATAATAATACATTAACATACATAACAACTCATTAATCTTTAAGAATGGAAATTGATTCGAAATACATGCCTCTTTGCTTATCTGACATAACAAAGCTaatcaagtcccgcaacaaatggaAAAGAGCAAGTAGCTATATAATTTATCATTATGGTAATAAAGACACTGCAAATGGGAAATATGTTTTTGTAATATCTGCTAAACATATATGGAGGCATGTAAAAGGTAGTCAACTGTGGATTTTTTGGAAGATCGCAAAAAGTCATATTGTCTAATTATTTTACTGAGATGTGCAGTATCTAGATAGTTATAGCGTTACCTGTTATTGAGTAGGCTTTCACTTGGTTGAAGGATTCGAATTCGAAGTAGTGTTGTAGGTATCCTTTTGCTGGTATGCTTTCGAATTCTGTTTGCAACTCGAATATCAGAGACGTTGAGTTGAGATAGTTTCGTCCCATTTTTTTGCGGGTTTGCATATGAAGTTTGAAATTCTGTATGCTTGGCTGCAACATTCTTTCAAAATGGTCTTTGTCCTTGTAGTTGGTGTTGTCTTGGATAGCGTTTCCCTGTAATTTGTTGACGAATTTATTAAAAAACCATACTACTCATTTTCATGTTTGTTTATAACAGCTCTTTTTTTATGGTATATGTTAGCCATATATAATAGCGTTAAAAAACAATCAGTTATAAACTTATAAGAGAATATCAGCATGTTAATAAAGTATAAGTAAAATAAAACAATGATGATTTATCTAACATAAACTTAGATCAAATTTTCAAATTATTTCCCTGGCATATACAAGCATCATAAAACAACATACAAAAACCAATTTTATTTCTAGACTTGTTAACAAAACATTAAACCTATTAACCGAAGTTGTACAAATACGCCATAGTTAATATTTACTGTATTTTGGTAACCTGAGTATTTTCATATGTAATTTTACTTACATATGTGTCGAGGAGAATGCAGCTGTATCCATTTGGATTTTGAGTATTTGGTCTTTTGGCTATCCAACGCCTATATACCACTGCTTCGATTGTTTTGAGCCAGTCTCCTGGTTGCAGAGTCGAGATTGGTGACACTTTTGTTTGTTGGTCCATTCTGGCATTCTGCAGCACCCAAAAGAATGTCTATACATAAGTAAGTTGCATAGCAAGTTTCTGAACATTTGTCATGCAATTATCAATCATAAAATTATAACACTGTATTCTTCTCGGAAGTAAGAAGCACATTTTTAATACCAAACTAAAGCATAGAGTAATTTAACCCCTGCTTTCGATCAACTACACAACTAAAAAAAAAACAATTCAAGCCAAAAAGTTCTCTTATTCATATGAagcaagtgcaagaaacaaaagcatacATATAAATGGAATTGCAAACGACCCATTAGCCCATGGCATTAACAACAGCCTACTGTCTGACCTAAACTCCTAAAAAAAACTTGTCATGCCACCAACACCAAAATTCTCACCAAATAGCACCAATTTCCAGTCAAGACACATCAACAgccacaaactttaaaacaacttaAAATTTATACATGTGGCCAAATTGCCATCAAGATTGTCACATATAAAAAATTCAATTCATTACTTTTTCTAGTTGACTATATCTAGACACAAAAGTATTAAGATTTTCCTTAAAATAGTCAAGAAGAATTAATCAAATATCAAAGTATATGGGTCTAAAATCTCCAAAAGGGGAAATAGGTACTTACAGTGAGAGTGAATCTATGATTCCTGATTTGGAAGCCACGATTGTTCAAGTGCAAACCCTGACGAATCGACGAACCCTAATTATTGTTTCCCGATTGAATTAATCGATCGATGTTGAACAATTGTTGAAGTGCGAAATAATGAACATGTGTGTGTGAGAAAACTGTATGTGTGAAGAAGAAATGTGAAGGTACGTTCATTATATGAAAACTGTACTGGTAACTGCCTATAAGAAGTCCAAGTcaatttatcaatttatttatatGAAAACTACGTAATTATTCAATTCAAATTAAGGTCATTAGAATCTTAAATGATGTCTTTATTTATGCATTTAAATGGCTAGGATTGAAAGTTAAGATTTCATCTAAAGGCTAGAATTTAGACACGTAGGTTTTTTAATAAAAAATAACATCATAATTTTTTTCTTATTATAGATAAAAGAGATATGTAATGTAATGTTTGCTACAATCGAAAAGTATCTAAAGTACATCACTAGTCAGCCACAAATCCGGCTTaacacattattattaattaatatggaGGAGTAATATACAATAatatgtttaattaattaattaaatttcggtttttttttttttttttgggaagaaAAGAAAATATGTCTAGTACCATAACCTTCCTCGTTGAAACCGAAAATAAGCTCACGTATAAAGCTAACACAAAATTTAGACATTCCAGAACTCAAAATCACGCGTATAATGTTCGAGATCTAACTCATCCGATGCTTTTCATATCCAAATTTTTGAGATAAGTTTAATAGCCCTAAATCCGTATTTTCGTTTGTAATTCCATTCCATCCGAGTGTCATTacacagaaaaaaattaaaaacgatCGTAGGTAAAAGGATCAATAATTAATGGCTCAAATTCCCAATTTACAAAACGGACCTATCAATTTCGCTCCTATAAggttagttagttagttagttagtttCAGTTGCTTTTATCTACAtacttatataatttaattaattaattgaatTTCTGATTTTTTGGGAAGAAAAGAAAATATGTCTAGTACCATAACCTTCCTCGTTGAAACCGAAAATAAGCTCACGTATAAAGCTAACACAAAATTTAGACATTCCAGAACTCAAAATCACGCGTATAATGTTCGAGATCTAACTCATCCGATGCTTTTCATATCCAAATTTTTGAGATAAGTTTAATAGCCCTAAATCCGTATTTTCGTTTGTAATTCCATTCCATCCGAGTGTCATTacacagaaaaaaattaaaaacgatCGTAGGTAAAAGGATCAATAATTAATGGTTCAAATTCCCAATTTACAAAACGGACCTATCAATTTCGCTCCTATAAggttagttagttagttagttagtttCAGTTGCTTTTATCTACAtacttatataatttaattaattaattgaatTTCTGATTTTTTGGGAAGAAAAGAACATATGTCTAGTACCATAACCTTCCTCGTTGAAACCGAAAATAAGCTCACGTATAAAGCTAACACAAAATTTAGACATTTCAGAACTCAAAATCACGCGTATAATGTTCGAGATCTAACTCATCCGATGCTTTTCATATCCAAATTTTCTATTTTCTATGACATAAGTTTAAAACCCTAAATCCGTATTTTCGTTTGTAATTCCATCCCATCCGAGTGTCATTAcacagacaaaaaaaaaaaaaaaaaaaacgatcgtAGGTAAAAGGATCAACAATTAATGGCTCAAATTCCCAATTTACAAAACGGACCTATCAATTTCGCTCCTATAAGGTTAGTTAGTTAATTAGTTTCAGTTCATCTACATACCTATAATACGTATCAGTTCATCTGCTTTAATTTTAGGTTATCTTTATTTTTAAATTATGACTTTTGATTTGATTTACAGAGATCAGTCTCAGAAAGAGCTCATAACAATTCTGAAAAATGTAAGCTCGATTTCCTGATTATAACTGTGTGATTTTCATGTATTAGGTACTGTTTATTGCTCCTAGTATTAAAATTAAATTGAATAAGTACAGAGTAACTGATATGATTATTTTAATATATAGATTCGAGGGAAAAAATGTCTGGTAATCGATCCGAAGCTGGGCGGTACGCTGTCGTTAATTGTTCAGACTTCAGTTCTTAAGGTCAGTCTGTAACTTTTCTTTATTGTATGCAACTTTTAATTATCTCATATTTGTTAGGAGTAATTAGAATTAGACACATTAGGTTTTTGAATTAATATGAGATATGAAGTTCTGTAACAGCTGATAAATTCTGTAATAACTATATAGAACATGACTCTGTAAATATGTATAAAAGTTGGGGCTGCAATTGTAGTTTGGTACGAGTTTAGGTTTAGTGTGACTAAAATGCCAAAGTTAAATATCTGTTTGCCTATCACAATCTCATTTAGAACTAGATTATGCTTGTTAGTTGCCCTAGATAGATCAAGAATTTGAACTTGCACTTACCACTGAAGCAAGATCATTAGAGGTGTAATGTACAACATTATATCATAACACATCTGTGTTTGCATCTTACAGTAACTATGAAGAACCATAATTTAATTACATGGATATGGATATTTTATGAGACACCGATCAACAAAATAACAAACTTGTAACAGAATAAAGAAAGTAAATCACCGTTATAGAACCCTGAGGGTCTGATCACGGCTAAGCAGTTTCATAGGGTTCAAATTTAAACATACTAGGCACCTATTTGACAACTTCTGCTAAAGCAATAGGAGAAAAGTAATTTTCGTTGCATGTTaccaataatgataacaaaattcccAATTACCCAATAAATCCCAATATTAGAACTTCTATGCGGTGCCATATATTGGGTTCTCTGACTGACAATGCAAATTAAAATGCACAAACAGGAACATGGGGCTGAACTGCATCATCTTAATGCAGATCCAATCGAGAGTACCTGTACAAAAGTGGTGTACCTTGTACAAACCCAGCTTGATTTGATGAAATATATTTCTTCACATATTCACAACGACAACTCTAAAGGGCTTCAGAGAGAATATTTTCTCTATTTTGTCCCCCGCCGGGCTGTTGCATGTGAGAAAGTAAGTTATCCTGTACAGTTGTACCTTTACACATTATACAAAGTTTGTCTACTCTAGCAAATGATTGGATGACGATATTACTCGATATTCACAAACAATATTTGATTTGCAGATTCTCGAGGATGAAAAAGTTCATAATTTAATAACTATTGGGGAGTTCCCGTTATATGCTGTTCCACTGGATGAGGATATAATATCATTTGAACTCGACTTATCTTTTAAAGTATGTATCGTTACATTATCAAGATGTTAAGACTAAAATTCCACAAATCTAGAATATTTAGCTGTGTTGTCTCTGTTTCTATTAAATCCCTGTGCCTCGTTTTTCTCTTAACAGGAATGTCTTACTGATGGTGACTCAACCTCTCTTTGGCATATTGCCAAAGCCATACACAAACTTGAGGTTTAGTTTACTTATTTATACAATAAACATCTCTTTTTATTGATGCTATAGATATAGATTAATTTAGTTTGATTTATTCTGCAGTTCTCTTATGGTCTGATACCTAATGTTAGGGCAAAAGGGAAATCATCTGTACGTGTTGCTGACATGCTTAaccgtatgcaagctgaagagccTGTCAACTCAACTGATGTAAGTCCGTTTTATACAAGTGATACATTTAAATGGTGACTCACTCTTTCTAGTATTAATAACtagtaatatattaataataattattataattataattatatgctGTCTAATATATGTAAATAGAAACCACTCTTACTCTTCTTCCTGAAACTGTAGACGGGCGCACCTGAGATAAATACCCTTATTATTCTGGACAGAGAGGTACGTCATCTAGTAGTGTTGATTAATACTCTTTATAGCTTTGTGATTAAACCTGCATTATTGTTGTTTCATTGCAGTTGGATATGGTTACTCCAATGTGTTCTCAATTGACATATGAAGGGCTTATGGACGAGGTAAAGACAATAATATATTGTCCTTGTTGAAGTACCATGATAAAAATATATCTTACACCAAACTTGACCTTTCACAAATCGGGGCTTCACATTGTTTTCCAGTGTGATAATGTATCAATCCCAAACTGTTTTATGTCTGTCTATTTTAAATTGTTGTAACCCTGTTACAATTGATGATTTGAGTATGGTTTTTCGGCTCATTTTGAATTGATTATAAAGCACCATGTACATCCCATTCAGAAGTGCAATTGAAAGGTGCATCTTCTTGCTGTTCTATATAAATCATATCTAATTTTTTGCAGTTTTTACACATCAATAATGGTGCTGTGGAGATAGATGCATCAATCATGGGTGCAAACCAACAAGATGGGAAAAAAACAAAGGTTCCTCTTAATTCAACGTATGCACTCAAATCTTGTGTTTACGAATCACTTTGTATGTATGTGTTCAATTGTGATTATGTTTTCTTGATACTTTGATATTTTTTTCTAGTGACAAGTTATTCAGGGAGACCCGAGATCTTAACTTTGAAGTTGTTGTCCAGGTTCAACTATTATAACTACTTTACTAATGtcattcattaaaaaaaaaaaaaagtatttgtgTATGCATGTATGTGCACGTTTATTATTTAGATAACACGTTCTTCTCCACTCTAGTAATATATGCACCACCCTTTAAAACCCCAACCAAACACACCCTTAGTTGCCATACACAGTATGATTGCAGGTTCTACGTCAAAAAGCAACATCCATGAAGCAGGACTACACAGATATGACAACTACTGTAAGTTTCGATAATGTTTTAATGTAATTTAATAGGTGTCATTATTATTCATTTATTTTGACAATTAAATTAATTTCTGTTTGATTACAGAATCAAACAGTCTCTGAATTAAAGGACTTTGTCAAAAAGCTCAACTCATTGCCAGAAATGACTGTATGTGCCTTTTCCAACGTATTCCGTCTCATTTCACTTCATAAGAAATATTCTAAATTTGAAATGCCGTTTGTTGTTATTTAGAGACACATAAATCTCGCTCAGCATTTATCTACGCTCACTTCAAAACCTTCGTTTCTTGGGAAACTTGACATGGAACACACCATCATCGAGGCTGAAAGCTATGATATGTAAGCTCGAATAACTTCTTTTGTCAGATGTAGAAAAATTTAATTACTGAGCTTTTATCGATTTTTGTTTACAGTTGCTTTGAGTACATTGAAGAGATGATTCATAAACAGGAGCCTCTCGTTAGCGTCCTCCGTCTTCTTATCTTACTTTCAGTTACCAATGCTGGGTTACCAAAAAGGAACTTTGACTATCTTAGGTAaggataatatattatattatttttattatcggtTACTATTTATATGTAAAGAAACAATGAACTTATTTTATGGTTGTTGCTATCCTGATTTAGGAGAGAGATTCTTCACAGTTATGGATTTGAGCACATAGCTACCCTTAACAATTTGGAAAAAGCTGGGTTGTTCAGGAAGCAGGTTCCTAATATTGCACTTTCTGTTAGCCTATTCTAATTGTTTttttatttttcaaatataaatagaAAAAATGAGTTCGGTTCCGTTTTTGTTTTCAGGAGGGAAAAAACAACTGGTTGACGATCAAACGTGCTCTTCAACTCGTGGTTGAGGATACCGACACAACCAAGTAATGTATTCATACAACCACCACCAAATTTTAATTACTACTCACTTTTATAAGTCATCATGTCTAGAAACAGTGTTATATTTGTGAGGATGATATATTTTTTGATGATTTTGTTCTTCGTGTTCTAGTTTTTTTACGGTTGATATTTGTTggcttatttttattatttctatattATTTTGTGGCAGTCCTAAAGATATTTCGTATGTTTTCTCTGGATATGCTCC
The window above is part of the Rutidosis leptorrhynchoides isolate AG116_Rl617_1_P2 chromosome 1, CSIRO_AGI_Rlap_v1, whole genome shotgun sequence genome. Proteins encoded here:
- the LOC139886606 gene encoding uncharacterized protein; this encodes MDQQTKVSPISTLQPGDWLKTIEAVVYRRWIAKRPNTQNPNGYSCILLDTYGNAIQDNTNYKDKDHFERMLQPSIQNFKLHMQTRKKMGRNYLNSTSLIFELQTEFESIPAKGYLQHYFEFESFNQVKAYSITDT
- the LOC139873539 gene encoding vacuolar protein-sorting-associated protein 33 homolog, which codes for MTFDLIYRDQSQKELITILKNIRGKKCLVIDPKLGGTLSLIVQTSVLKEHGAELHHLNADPIESTCTKVVYLVQTQLDLMKYISSHIHNDNSKGLQREYFLYFVPRRAVACEKILEDEKVHNLITIGEFPLYAVPLDEDIISFELDLSFKECLTDGDSTSLWHIAKAIHKLEFSYGLIPNVRAKGKSSVRVADMLNRMQAEEPVNSTDTGAPEINTLIILDRELDMVTPMCSQLTYEGLMDEFLHINNGAVEIDASIMGANQQDGKKTKVPLNSTDKLFRETRDLNFEVVVQVLRQKATSMKQDYTDMTTTNQTVSELKDFVKKLNSLPEMTRHINLAQHLSTLTSKPSFLGKLDMEHTIIEAESYDICFEYIEEMIHKQEPLVSVLRLLILLSVTNAGLPKRNFDYLRREILHSYGFEHIATLNNLEKAGLFRKQEGKNNWLTIKRALQLVVEDTDTTNPKDISYVFSGYAPLSIRLIQHAIRSGWRPLEEILKLLPGTHTESKRSAFANSPSFDILPGGLRMDKPQDGRRSLVLVVFVGGVTFAEISALRFLSSQEGMAYDIIIGTTKIINGNTLTETFMENMG